The DNA segment CGTTTTTGATCTTGCTTGCCGCTTGAAGCTTGCAACTTGCAGCTGCTTTCCTGTGGTCGTTTGCCGCACTTTCGCCTCTCACGCCCGCGCCTTGGTTATACTCCCTGCGATCCGCCTGGAGCGCTCATCAGGAGAGCTCATGCTCGCCCCCGTACAACTGACTTCCGCCACTCGCCAGAACCTCTGGCGGCTGACGTTCATTCGCACCCTCGTGCTCGCCGCGCAGGCCGGTTCTGTGGGGCTGGCGTATTGGCTGCAATTGTTGCCGTTGCCGTGGGTGCAACTGGCGATGACCCTCGGCTGTTCGACCTTGCTCTGTGTATTCACCGCCGTGCGTCTGCGCACATCGTGGCCGGTGACCGAGCTTGAATACGCGCTGCAACTGGCGTGCGATCTGGTGATTCACAGTGCGCTGCTGTATTTCTCCGGCGGCTCGACCAACCCGTTCGTTTCCTATTATCTGGTGCCGCTGACCATCGCCGCGGTGACGCTGCCGTGGCGCTATTCGGTGATCCTGTCGGGCATTGCGCTGGCGTTGTACACGGTGATGCTGACGCGTTTCTATCCGCTGGAGACCTTGCCGGTGGCCCGCGAGAATCTGCAGATCTACGGCATGTGGCTGAGCTTTGCATTGGCGGCGGCGGTGATTACCTTTTTCGCTGCGCGCATGGCCGAAGAGTTGCGCCGTCAGGAAGAGTTGCGGGCGATTCGCCGTGAGGAAGGTTTGCGCGATCAGCAGTTGCTCGCCGTCGCCACTCAGGCCGCAGGCGCTGCCCATGAACTTGGCACGCCGCTGGCGACCATGAGCGTGTTGCTCAAGGAAATGCAGCAGGACCATCCCGACCCGATGTTGCAGGACGATCTGAAGGTGCTGCAAGATCAGGTCAAGCTGTGCAAGGAAACCTTGCAGCAACTGGTCCGTGCCGCCGAGGCCAACCGGCGTCTGGCGGTAGAAATGCAGGACGTCACCGACTGGCTCGACGAAGCGCTGAACCGCTGGCATCTGATGCGCCCGGAGGCCAGTTATCGCTTCCAGCGTCTCGGCCAGGGCAGCGTGCCGCGCATGGCACCGCCGCCGGATCTGACCCAGGCGCTGCTCAATCTGCTGAACAATGCCGCCGACGCCTGCCCGGAAAACCTCCAGGTCACCCTGGATTGGGATGCGGAAACGCTGACCATCAGCATCCGCGACCACGGCGCCGGTGTGCCGCTGGCCATTGCCGAGCAGATCGGCAAACCGTTTTTTACCACCAAGGGCAAAGGTTTCGGCCTGGGCCTGTTTTTGAGCAAGGCCAGCGTGACACGCGCCGGCGGCTCAGTGAAACTCTATAGTCATGAGGAAGGCGGCACGCTCACCGAGCTGCGCCTGCCCCACGGCGCCCGAGGAGACCTAACATGAGTGACGAAATCCAAGTCGAAGGCGAAGAACTGCCGCATTTGCTGCTGGTCGATGACGACGCAACCTTCACCCGCGTGATGGCGCGTGCCATGGCCCGCCGTGGCTTTCGCGTCAGCACCGCCGGTTCCGCCGAAGAAGGCTTGACCATCGCTCAGGCCGATCTGCCGGATTACGCCGCGCTCGACCTGAAAATGGACGGTGACTCCGGTCTGGTGCTGTTGCCCAAGCTGCTGGAGCTGGACCCGGAAATGCGCGTGGTGATCCTCACCGGTTATTCGAGCATTGCCACGGCGGTCGAGGCGATCAAGCGCGGTGCCTGCAACTACCTGTGCAAACCGGCCGACGCCGACGACGTGCTGGCTGCGTTGCTGTCCGAGCACGCCGACCTCGACAGTCTGGTGCCGGAAAACCCGATGTCGGTCGACCGCCTGCAGTGGGAGCACATCCAGCGTGTGCTCACCGAGCACGAAGGCAACATCTCCGCCACTGCCCGCGCCTTGGGCATGCACCGCCGCACCCTGCAGCGCAAACTGCAGAAGCGCCCGGTTCGTCGCTGAACCTGCGCTGAACGACTATCGCCAGCCCTCGCGATGAAACGCACCGATCATCTATGATCGGTGCGTGTCTGTTCTTATCTTTATCGAGCCTTATCCATGAATCAGAACGCTGAATATTCCGCGGTCAACGATGCTGTGCGCGGGCAGTTTTTTCGCAAAGTCTGGGCGATGACCACGCCTTATTGGCGCAGTGAAGAGAAGGGCAAGGCCTGGACATTGCTGATTGCCGTGATTGCACTGACATTGTTCAGCGTGGCCATCTCGGTGTGGATCAACAGCTGGTACAAGGACTTCTACAACGCCTTGCAGAAGAAGGACGAGGCGGCGTTCTGGCAGTTGATCCTGTATTTCTGCGGCATTGCTGCGGTGGCGATTCTTGGTGCGGTGTATCGCCTGTACCTGACGCAGATGCTGACTATCCGCTGGCGGGCGTGGCTGACCGAAAAGCACTTCAAGCGCTGGCTCGACCACAAGAACTATTACCAGCTGGAGCAGGGCGGTTACACCGATAACCCCGATCAGCGAATTTCCGAAGACCTCAACACCTACACTGCCAACACCCTGAGCCTGGGCCTCGGGCTGCTGCGCACGATTGTCAGCCTGGTGTCGTTCTCGATTATTTTGTGGGGCGTTTCGGGCAGCATCGAGGTCTTTGGTATCGAGATTCCCGGCTACATGTTCTGGTGTGCGCTGCTCTATGCGGCTGTCGGCAGTTGGCTGACGCACCTGATCGGTCGCCGCTTGATCGGTCTGAACAACCAGCAGCAACGCTTCGAGGCCGACCTGCGTTTCTCCATGGTGCGGGTGCGGGAAAACGCCGAAAGTATTGCGCTGTACAACGGCGAGCCGAATGAAAATCGCCGTTTGAGCAGCCGCTTCGGCCTGGTCTGGCACAACTTCTGGGACATCATGCGCGTGTCCAAGCGTCTGACGTTCTTCACCTCCGGCTACGGCCAGATCGCAATCATTTTCCCGTTTATCGTCGCGGCGCCGCGCTACCTGTCCGGCAAGATCGAACTGGGCGAGCTGATGCAAATCAACTCGGCGTTCGGCAACGTGCAGGAGAACTTCAGCTGGTTCATCACTGCCTACGCGGATCTGGCCGCGTGGCGTGCGACCTGTGATCGTCTGCTGAGCTTCCGTCAGGCCATGAGCGACAACGAAGAGCGGGCTCCAGCCATTGATGTGCAGAACCGGGGCAGCGAATTGCAGGTGCATAACCTCGGGCTGGATCTGGCCGACGGCCGTCATCTGTTGACCAACGCCGACATGACCGTGGAACCGGGTGAGCGAGTGATGCTCAGCGGGCGTTCCGGCAGCGGCAAGTCGACGTTGCTGCGGGCGATGGGGCACTTGTGGCCGGCGGGGCATGGCAATATTCGCCTGCCAGCGGCGCGTTATCTGTTCCTGCCGCAGAAACCGTATCTGCCGATCGGTACCTTGCGCGAAGCGCTGAGTTATCCACAACCGGGCGACACTTACGCAACAGAGCGTTATGCCCAGGTACTGGAAACCTGTCGCCTGCCGCATCTGGTTGCACGGCTGGACGAAGCCAATCACTGGCAGCGCATGCTGTCGCCGGGCGAACAGCAGCGCCTGGCCTTCGCCCGCGCGCTGCTTTATGCACCGCAATGGCTGTACATGGACGAAGCGACCTCGGCGATGGACGAGGAGGACGAAGCGACGCTGTACCAGGCGCTGGTCGATCAGATCCCGGGGTTGAGTATCGTCAGCGTCGGCCATCGCAGCAGTCTGAAACGTTTCCATCCACG comes from the Pseudomonas granadensis genome and includes:
- a CDS encoding ABC transporter ATP-binding protein/permease, giving the protein MNQNAEYSAVNDAVRGQFFRKVWAMTTPYWRSEEKGKAWTLLIAVIALTLFSVAISVWINSWYKDFYNALQKKDEAAFWQLILYFCGIAAVAILGAVYRLYLTQMLTIRWRAWLTEKHFKRWLDHKNYYQLEQGGYTDNPDQRISEDLNTYTANTLSLGLGLLRTIVSLVSFSIILWGVSGSIEVFGIEIPGYMFWCALLYAAVGSWLTHLIGRRLIGLNNQQQRFEADLRFSMVRVRENAESIALYNGEPNENRRLSSRFGLVWHNFWDIMRVSKRLTFFTSGYGQIAIIFPFIVAAPRYLSGKIELGELMQINSAFGNVQENFSWFITAYADLAAWRATCDRLLSFRQAMSDNEERAPAIDVQNRGSELQVHNLGLDLADGRHLLTNADMTVEPGERVMLSGRSGSGKSTLLRAMGHLWPAGHGNIRLPAARYLFLPQKPYLPIGTLREALSYPQPGDTYATERYAQVLETCRLPHLVARLDEANHWQRMLSPGEQQRLAFARALLYAPQWLYMDEATSAMDEEDEATLYQALVDQIPGLSIVSVGHRSSLKRFHPRHVRIDSGHLVEQTVTA
- a CDS encoding ATP-binding protein codes for the protein MLAPVQLTSATRQNLWRLTFIRTLVLAAQAGSVGLAYWLQLLPLPWVQLAMTLGCSTLLCVFTAVRLRTSWPVTELEYALQLACDLVIHSALLYFSGGSTNPFVSYYLVPLTIAAVTLPWRYSVILSGIALALYTVMLTRFYPLETLPVARENLQIYGMWLSFALAAAVITFFAARMAEELRRQEELRAIRREEGLRDQQLLAVATQAAGAAHELGTPLATMSVLLKEMQQDHPDPMLQDDLKVLQDQVKLCKETLQQLVRAAEANRRLAVEMQDVTDWLDEALNRWHLMRPEASYRFQRLGQGSVPRMAPPPDLTQALLNLLNNAADACPENLQVTLDWDAETLTISIRDHGAGVPLAIAEQIGKPFFTTKGKGFGLGLFLSKASVTRAGGSVKLYSHEEGGTLTELRLPHGARGDLT
- a CDS encoding response regulator transcription factor, yielding MSDEIQVEGEELPHLLLVDDDATFTRVMARAMARRGFRVSTAGSAEEGLTIAQADLPDYAALDLKMDGDSGLVLLPKLLELDPEMRVVILTGYSSIATAVEAIKRGACNYLCKPADADDVLAALLSEHADLDSLVPENPMSVDRLQWEHIQRVLTEHEGNISATARALGMHRRTLQRKLQKRPVRR